From the Leptolyngbya sp. O-77 genome, one window contains:
- a CDS encoding trimeric intracellular cation channel family protein encodes MALPPLEVSAVITSALSGMIAARKKGLDLVGVYAIAFVNAFGGGTLRDVLLDRRPFFWVRYEGYAVLVLLLAALYVYGSRLLRPVKAPAYRVFALLDAFGLALFSISGTAFALEYRMPPFTASLLGVITGVVGGVLRDILLVEIPVVFRKTATLYATCAFVGCWVYLLLVAWQVDVAIATVAGFCTIVLLRMLALRYNLTLPTPLEEED; translated from the coding sequence ATGGCACTACCTCCGCTAGAAGTGTCGGCCGTGATCACCTCGGCGCTGTCGGGGATGATCGCTGCCCGCAAGAAGGGGCTGGATTTGGTGGGCGTGTATGCGATCGCCTTTGTGAACGCCTTCGGGGGTGGGACATTGCGCGATGTGCTGCTGGATCGGCGACCGTTCTTTTGGGTGCGCTATGAGGGCTATGCAGTGCTGGTGCTGCTGTTGGCGGCGCTGTATGTCTATGGGTCGCGCCTGCTGAGGCCGGTCAAAGCGCCTGCCTATCGAGTCTTTGCGCTGTTGGATGCGTTTGGGCTGGCGCTGTTTAGCATTTCGGGTACGGCCTTTGCGCTGGAATATCGGATGCCGCCGTTTACTGCATCGCTGCTGGGCGTGATTACGGGCGTAGTGGGCGGCGTGCTGCGCGACATTTTGCTGGTGGAGATTCCAGTCGTATTCCGGAAAACCGCCACGCTGTACGCCACCTGCGCGTTTGTTGGCTGCTGGGTCTATCTGCTGCTGGTGGCTTGGCAGGTCGATGTGGCGATCGCCACCGTCGCCGGGTTTTGCACCATTGTCCTGCTCCGAATGCTGGCGCTGCGCTACAACCTGACGCTGCCTACCCCGTTAGAAGAAGAGGATTGA
- a CDS encoding TldD/PmbA family protein — protein MSLETAVVLDHLETEFAALTEAIADQLLPEEQFTLGLNAEQSQFVRFNHARVRQTGGIVDCQVGLTLMANQRTASWRFPLTGHWDTDWAIAADALADLRADLPHLPLDPYQVLPSGNATSREVHSGRLLDPNAVVDAVLPEVDGLDFTGIYAGGRMLQAYADSVGQRHWFATESFSLDYSLFTADGQAVKGTMAGSEWDATAYTTKLADSKQQLDRLACTPKPIPKGGYRVYLAPAALADIVAMFSWGGVSEASLQQGESALGALQRGDRTLSSQFTLGENFASGLVPRFNHLGEIAPMELTIIDRGKLVNTLVNSRTAKEYGKAANGANSAESLRSPEVLPGSLLAADVLKALDTGLYLSNLHYLNWSDRPTGRITGMTRYACFWVEQGEIVAPIENLRFDESLYRCLGDNLVALTQQSEFIADVDTYNRRSLGGVRVPGALVEDFTFTL, from the coding sequence ATGTCCCTAGAAACGGCAGTTGTTTTAGATCATCTGGAAACCGAGTTTGCGGCGTTGACCGAAGCGATCGCCGATCAGCTTTTGCCGGAGGAGCAGTTTACGCTGGGGCTAAATGCCGAACAGAGCCAGTTTGTACGGTTTAACCACGCCCGCGTGCGGCAGACGGGGGGTATTGTGGACTGCCAGGTGGGGCTGACGCTAATGGCAAACCAGCGCACCGCATCCTGGCGGTTTCCGCTGACGGGCCATTGGGACACAGACTGGGCGATCGCCGCCGATGCGTTGGCCGACCTGCGGGCCGACTTGCCTCATTTGCCGCTCGATCCCTATCAGGTGTTGCCGTCGGGCAATGCCACTAGCCGCGAGGTGCATTCCGGTCGCCTGCTCGATCCGAATGCGGTCGTGGATGCTGTACTGCCGGAGGTCGATGGGCTGGACTTTACGGGCATCTACGCAGGTGGGCGAATGCTGCAAGCCTATGCTGACTCGGTGGGGCAGCGGCACTGGTTTGCCACGGAGTCTTTCTCGCTGGATTATTCACTATTTACCGCCGACGGGCAGGCTGTGAAGGGCACAATGGCAGGCAGTGAGTGGGATGCGACGGCCTACACTACCAAACTAGCCGATTCTAAACAGCAACTCGATCGCCTCGCCTGCACCCCTAAACCCATTCCCAAGGGCGGCTATCGCGTTTATCTGGCTCCAGCGGCCTTAGCAGACATTGTGGCAATGTTCTCTTGGGGCGGGGTCAGCGAGGCATCGCTACAGCAGGGCGAAAGTGCCTTGGGCGCGTTGCAGCGGGGCGATCGCACGCTGTCCTCTCAGTTCACCCTGGGCGAAAACTTCGCTTCTGGTTTGGTGCCCCGATTCAACCACTTGGGCGAAATTGCGCCAATGGAGTTGACCATTATCGACCGGGGCAAGCTGGTGAATACCCTGGTCAACTCGCGCACGGCAAAGGAATATGGCAAAGCCGCCAATGGTGCAAACAGTGCCGAATCGCTGCGATCGCCCGAAGTGCTTCCGGGCAGTTTGCTGGCTGCCGATGTGCTGAAGGCGCTGGATACAGGGCTATACCTGTCAAATTTGCATTATCTAAACTGGAGCGATCGCCCCACGGGCCGCATCACAGGCATGACCCGCTACGCCTGCTTCTGGGTGGAGCAGGGCGAGATCGTTGCTCCGATTGAAAACCTCCGCTTTGACGAAAGCCTCTATCGCTGCCTCGGCGACAACTTGGTTGCTCTGACACAGCAGTCTGAATTTATCGCCGATGTGGACACCTACAATCGTCGCAGCCTGGGTGGCGTGCGGGTTCCCGGTGCGCTGGTAGAGGATTTCACCTTCACACTTTAG
- a CDS encoding c-type cytochrome — protein MAIVLSVAFPQKALASDLARGAQLFSANCAVCHLGGGNSIMSIKTLKKDALEKFLAGYGPNHNENAIVKQVTYGKGMMPAFKNRLTEDQIADIAAYVQSQAEKDWEG, from the coding sequence TTGGCAATTGTTTTGAGCGTCGCCTTTCCCCAGAAGGCTCTTGCGAGTGATTTGGCTCGTGGGGCACAGCTCTTCTCTGCAAACTGTGCTGTATGTCACTTGGGCGGTGGTAACAGCATCATGAGCATTAAAACCCTGAAAAAAGATGCCTTGGAAAAGTTTCTGGCAGGCTACGGCCCGAACCACAACGAGAATGCAATTGTGAAGCAGGTCACCTATGGCAAGGGCATGATGCCAGCTTTCAAAAATCGTCTAACAGAAGATCAAATTGCTGACATTGCAGCTTATGTACAGTCCCAAGCCGAAAAAGACTGGGAGGGATAA
- a CDS encoding tellurite resistance TerB family protein, which produces MGLFDRMFGVQNTVQETFSPAEAYAAIALAAVASDGYLADEELSGLMSTLNRMQLFRSYSSDIMRRMFDKLFSILRRDGVGVLFAIAKDSLPFELKESAFAVATDLVLADGLVTQEERQFLNDLYQALDISDAVAEKIVDVMLIKNRG; this is translated from the coding sequence ATGGGTTTGTTCGATCGAATGTTTGGCGTACAAAACACAGTTCAGGAAACCTTTAGCCCCGCCGAAGCCTACGCAGCGATCGCCCTGGCCGCAGTTGCTTCTGACGGCTATCTGGCAGACGAAGAGCTGTCGGGGCTGATGAGTACGCTGAACCGGATGCAACTCTTCCGCAGCTATTCGAGCGACATTATGCGGCGGATGTTTGACAAGCTGTTTAGCATCCTACGGCGAGATGGGGTTGGGGTTTTGTTTGCGATCGCCAAAGACTCTCTCCCCTTTGAACTGAAGGAATCGGCCTTTGCCGTTGCCACTGATCTGGTTTTGGCCGATGGTCTTGTCACCCAGGAAGAGCGGCAATTCCTCAATGACCTCTATCAAGCCCTGGACATTTCCGACGCTGTGGCCGAGAAGATTGTAGACGTGATGCTCATCAAAAATCGCGGCTAG
- a CDS encoding sensor histidine kinase — translation MSLQFKLMLGFAIASGLVFVGLYGWLYSKALNRVREGLRQDMVNTLDGAIAGVDATEFSQLSQLPVPQDEPVPASNPLYQRHQEWLMRIHNVEPRANPYTLVKGAKPYEALWIGDSLRVLQPENATSFREAYLATPDKTRLYQGFSEVTLTLSPYTDAWGSWISAYGPIKNAEGQVIGLLGIDFRADEIRNLEREVRRSLAIAFGSTYLLLLGLVVLLARSFTRPIIDLTDATEQMSRGEYDRALTQFHRRYVRDEISQLASSFERMVEQVQQREADLASANSSLEEQVRQRTQELVDNNAHLEQALQDLRATQSQLIQTEKMSSLGQLVAGLAHEINNPLSFIRSNLLHAQEYMQHILEMLHLYQSHVPDLPAACEKAEELGLEFIQDDLPKLLGSMQVGTQRISEIVRSLRVFARLDESEVKSVDLHEGLDSTLLLLNSRLRGTPNRADIRIVREYGDLPLVECYAGQINQVFMNLLSNAVDALEPMREQANSSNTAGEGGNLAYCLDCAKDLLLEEHDEIPTIWIRTCLVEGDRVSVCITDNGIGMTTDVQQRIFNPFFTTKPVGRGTGLGLSICHQIIAERHGGTLKCTSAPAEGSEFCFEVPLKLPSNQPQQAQA, via the coding sequence ATGAGCCTCCAATTCAAGCTCATGCTGGGCTTTGCGATAGCTAGCGGGCTGGTTTTTGTCGGGTTATACGGCTGGCTTTATAGCAAAGCGCTAAATCGGGTGAGGGAGGGGCTAAGGCAGGACATGGTGAATACGCTCGACGGGGCGATCGCCGGTGTTGATGCGACCGAGTTTTCCCAGCTTTCCCAGTTGCCTGTGCCGCAGGATGAGCCAGTACCCGCCTCAAACCCCCTCTATCAGCGCCATCAAGAATGGCTGATGAGAATTCATAATGTAGAGCCACGGGCTAATCCCTATACCCTGGTGAAGGGAGCCAAACCCTACGAGGCTCTTTGGATTGGGGACAGCCTGCGAGTTTTGCAGCCGGAGAACGCCACGAGCTTTCGGGAAGCCTACCTCGCCACACCGGACAAAACGCGCCTCTATCAGGGATTTTCGGAAGTGACGCTGACGCTCTCGCCCTACACCGACGCTTGGGGAAGCTGGATTTCTGCCTATGGCCCGATTAAAAATGCTGAGGGGCAGGTGATTGGGCTGCTGGGGATCGATTTTCGGGCCGACGAGATCCGAAATCTTGAGCGAGAAGTTCGCAGAAGCTTAGCAATCGCCTTTGGCAGCACCTATTTGCTGCTGCTGGGTCTGGTGGTGCTGCTGGCCCGCTCCTTTACGCGACCGATTATCGACCTGACCGATGCTACTGAGCAAATGAGCCGGGGCGAATATGATCGGGCGCTGACGCAGTTTCATCGTCGCTATGTGCGAGATGAGATTAGCCAACTGGCAAGCAGCTTTGAGCGAATGGTAGAGCAGGTGCAGCAGCGCGAGGCAGACCTGGCCAGTGCCAACAGCAGTCTGGAAGAACAGGTGCGGCAGCGCACTCAGGAGTTAGTAGACAACAACGCTCACCTCGAACAGGCTTTGCAAGATCTTAGGGCAACTCAGTCGCAACTGATTCAAACGGAAAAGATGTCGAGCCTGGGACAGCTTGTGGCAGGGCTGGCCCATGAGATTAACAATCCCCTTAGTTTTATCCGCTCCAATTTGCTCCACGCTCAAGAGTATATGCAGCATATTCTAGAAATGCTGCATCTTTACCAATCCCATGTTCCTGATCTGCCTGCTGCTTGTGAAAAGGCAGAGGAACTGGGGCTGGAATTCATTCAGGATGATCTGCCCAAGCTGCTGGGGTCAATGCAGGTCGGCACGCAGCGGATTAGCGAAATCGTGCGATCGCTCCGCGTGTTTGCCCGACTGGATGAGTCCGAGGTGAAGTCTGTCGATTTGCACGAAGGGCTGGACAGTACGCTACTTTTGCTCAACAGCCGCCTCCGGGGTACGCCAAACCGCGCCGATATCCGCATTGTCCGAGAATATGGCGACCTGCCGCTTGTCGAGTGCTACGCCGGACAGATCAACCAGGTGTTTATGAACCTTCTGAGCAACGCAGTCGATGCTCTGGAGCCGATGAGAGAACAGGCAAATTCCAGCAATACCGCTGGAGAGGGTGGAAATCTGGCCTATTGTCTGGACTGTGCCAAGGATTTATTGCTAGAAGAACACGACGAGATTCCCACCATCTGGATCAGAACCTGCCTGGTCGAAGGGGATCGCGTCTCTGTGTGTATTACAGACAACGGTATAGGCATGACGACGGACGTGCAGCAGCGCATCTTTAATCCCTTTTTCACCACCAAACCTGTGGGACGCGGAACCGGCCTAGGGCTATCGATTTGCCATCAGATTATTGCCGAGCGTCATGGTGGCACGCTGAAATGCACCTCAGCTCCAGCGGAAGGGTCGGAATTTTGCTTTGAGGTCCCTCTGAAGCTGCCCTCCAACCAGCCCCAACAGGCCCAGGCTTAG
- a CDS encoding GAF domain-containing protein has translation MSAPSSHLHSASSPSANPLDGDNATVTVEVEVEVLADGSSDGQLTGRSQPPESPASPPVPPPNPNSDPNATSPSSSANPGSALATTKGSFSSFLAPLTQDTFKQVVTDVEQKLRVVNQTLSMLDNLMDSQGFDAILNEMLHSITLKTGELLNADRTTIFLLDEEKDELWAIVAEDENGNNLELRIPKHVGIAGEVATTRQVVNIPYDFYDDPRSEAAQALDKKNHYRTYTMLAMPLLNDQGDLVAVVQLINKLKPNCDPQAHLDERIDLSGFTAQDEQVFEDFAPSIRLILESSRSFYKATQQQRAASALMKATKSLSQSSLDLEETLSRVMEEAQELMQADRSTLWLLDREQHQLWTKLPINGVLQEIRIPMDAGFAGQVAMSGEPVLIPYDLYNHPNSDTAKETDKKTGYRTCSMLCMPVFNADGELIAVTQLINKKKQGDHPPYDPANYPEAPEIWRASFNRNDQEFMQAFNIQAGVALQNAKLFATVKQQEQLQRDILRSLSNSVISTDKEGRIIAANESARKLLGLSDTDPLEGLHAEELIGLEKGDFSKWFKMALAPTDEKCRQQYYPDQTLNAAKGVEQHSINLSINTIADASDPEQVSGALVVMDDISGEKRLKSTMSRYMSQEVAQLLFENPDAAKMGGDRKEVSVLFSDIRSYTTLTESMTAEEVVEMLNQYFESMVDAVFTHKGTLDKYIGDAIMAVFGSPLPLDDHQWMAVQTAVEMRHRLAAFNAERVERQKPPIRIGIGVNSDIVISGNIGSSRRMEFTAIGDGVNLGSRLESASKQYGTDIIISETTYKPCADRIWARELDCIRVKGKTQPVSIYELVGLRDEIVPDEKKRLIDLYHEGRKHYLNRDFVKAMSAFATLLQDVNNEDKAAKLHLDRCMHWLSHPPNDETWQDGVWTMTEK, from the coding sequence ATGAGTGCCCCTTCCTCGCATCTACATTCCGCGTCCTCCCCATCGGCCAACCCGCTTGATGGGGACAATGCAACGGTTACGGTAGAGGTGGAGGTAGAAGTCCTCGCCGATGGTTCGAGTGATGGGCAACTGACTGGGCGATCGCAGCCACCAGAATCACCCGCTTCCCCCCCCGTCCCTCCCCCCAATCCAAACAGCGATCCAAACGCCACCAGCCCCTCCAGCAGCGCCAACCCCGGCAGCGCCCTGGCCACCACCAAGGGATCTTTCTCGTCCTTTCTCGCGCCGCTGACCCAGGATACGTTCAAGCAGGTCGTCACCGATGTTGAGCAAAAGCTAAGAGTGGTCAATCAAACCCTCTCGATGCTCGACAACCTGATGGATTCTCAGGGATTTGATGCCATCTTGAACGAGATGCTGCATTCCATCACCCTAAAAACCGGGGAACTGCTGAATGCCGATCGCACCACAATATTTTTACTAGACGAAGAAAAAGACGAACTCTGGGCGATCGTCGCTGAAGACGAAAACGGCAACAACCTGGAACTGCGAATCCCCAAGCATGTTGGCATTGCAGGCGAAGTCGCTACTACCCGGCAGGTCGTCAATATTCCCTACGACTTTTATGACGACCCCCGCTCTGAGGCGGCTCAGGCGCTCGACAAGAAAAACCACTACCGCACTTACACCATGCTGGCCATGCCCCTGCTGAACGATCAGGGCGACTTGGTAGCAGTGGTGCAGTTGATTAACAAACTCAAGCCCAACTGCGACCCGCAGGCCCATCTCGACGAGCGCATCGACCTGAGCGGCTTTACCGCGCAAGACGAGCAGGTGTTTGAAGACTTTGCACCCTCGATTCGGCTGATTTTGGAATCTTCTCGCTCGTTCTACAAGGCAACCCAGCAGCAACGAGCCGCCTCAGCGCTAATGAAAGCGACCAAATCTCTCAGCCAGAGCAGCCTGGATTTGGAAGAAACGCTGAGCCGCGTGATGGAAGAGGCTCAGGAGCTAATGCAAGCAGATCGCAGCACACTCTGGCTACTGGATCGAGAGCAGCACCAGCTCTGGACGAAGCTACCCATTAACGGCGTGCTGCAAGAAATTCGCATTCCGATGGATGCAGGCTTTGCGGGGCAGGTGGCGATGTCGGGTGAGCCAGTCCTCATTCCCTACGACCTCTACAACCATCCCAACTCCGACACTGCCAAGGAAACCGACAAAAAGACGGGCTATCGCACATGCAGCATGTTGTGTATGCCCGTGTTCAACGCAGATGGCGAACTGATCGCCGTCACTCAGTTGATTAACAAGAAAAAGCAGGGCGACCATCCACCCTATGACCCGGCAAACTATCCGGAAGCACCTGAGATCTGGCGTGCCAGCTTTAATCGCAATGATCAAGAGTTCATGCAGGCGTTCAACATTCAAGCCGGGGTGGCCCTGCAAAACGCCAAGCTGTTTGCCACGGTGAAGCAGCAGGAACAGCTCCAGCGCGATATTCTGCGATCGCTCTCCAATAGCGTCATTTCCACCGACAAAGAAGGTCGCATCATCGCCGCCAACGAAAGTGCCCGCAAACTGCTGGGGCTAAGCGACACCGATCCGCTGGAGGGACTGCACGCTGAGGAACTGATTGGGCTAGAAAAAGGCGATTTTTCCAAGTGGTTCAAAATGGCGCTGGCTCCGACAGATGAAAAATGCCGTCAGCAATACTATCCTGATCAAACGCTGAACGCGGCTAAGGGTGTAGAGCAGCACAGCATTAACCTGTCGATTAACACGATTGCCGATGCTAGCGACCCGGAGCAAGTGTCGGGGGCGCTGGTGGTAATGGACGACATCAGCGGCGAAAAGCGGCTAAAAAGCACGATGTCGCGCTATATGTCGCAGGAAGTCGCGCAGTTGCTGTTTGAAAACCCCGACGCGGCCAAGATGGGGGGCGATCGCAAGGAAGTCTCCGTTCTCTTTTCCGACATTCGCAGCTACACCACGCTGACCGAAAGCATGACTGCCGAAGAGGTCGTCGAAATGCTCAACCAGTATTTCGAGAGCATGGTGGACGCTGTGTTTACCCACAAGGGCACGCTGGATAAATACATCGGCGATGCCATTATGGCGGTGTTTGGTTCGCCCTTGCCCCTGGATGACCACCAGTGGATGGCCGTGCAAACGGCGGTCGAAATGCGGCATCGCCTGGCTGCGTTTAACGCCGAGCGAGTCGAGCGCCAAAAGCCACCGATTCGCATTGGCATTGGTGTCAATTCTGACATCGTAATCAGTGGCAACATCGGCTCTAGCCGCCGCATGGAGTTCACTGCGATTGGCGACGGAGTAAACCTGGGATCGCGCTTGGAAAGCGCCAGCAAGCAATACGGCACCGACATCATCATCAGCGAGACCACCTACAAGCCCTGCGCCGATCGGATCTGGGCACGAGAGCTAGACTGTATCCGGGTAAAGGGCAAGACGCAGCCCGTCAGTATTTACGAACTCGTCGGGCTACGTGACGAAATCGTTCCCGATGAGAAAAAGCGGCTGATCGATCTTTATCACGAAGGGCGAAAGCATTACCTGAACCGCGATTTTGTCAAAGCGATGAGCGCTTTTGCCACGCTGCTGCAAGACGTGAACAACGAAGACAAAGCCGCCAAGCTCCACCTCGACCGCTGCATGCACTGGCTCAGCCATCCGCCCAACGACGAAACCTGGCAAGACGGCGTGTGGACGATGACGGAGAAGTGA
- a CDS encoding IS1 family transposase — protein sequence MKPYLLCPSCDSDDIMKNGTTRRGKQNYKCRDCGRQFVENPQWKPKDKDTCALIDCMLLERIPLAGIARVLQLSESWLQQYVNASYAEVPQQAEVVAKPTCRLVVQMDELCSFVDEKGNKHWGWLAIDRASREIIGCHVGNRSAQSAQALWQSLPRQYRQYARIYTDHWEAYRSVLPSKRHFAVDKDSGLTSHIERLNNTLRQRISRLVRRSLSFSKKLENHIGAIWNFIHHYNQKIREKLQREQTTDFSPSFT from the coding sequence ATGAAGCCGTATCTCCTCTGCCCGAGCTGTGATTCCGATGACATCATGAAAAATGGCACAACTCGTCGGGGCAAACAAAACTATAAATGTCGCGATTGTGGTCGTCAGTTTGTGGAGAATCCTCAATGGAAACCGAAAGACAAGGACACCTGTGCGCTGATTGATTGCATGCTGCTCGAACGCATTCCCCTTGCTGGCATTGCCCGGGTGCTGCAATTGTCCGAGAGTTGGTTGCAACAGTACGTGAATGCTAGCTATGCCGAGGTACCTCAGCAAGCGGAGGTGGTTGCCAAACCAACGTGCCGACTGGTGGTGCAGATGGATGAGTTGTGCTCATTTGTGGATGAGAAGGGCAACAAACACTGGGGCTGGCTGGCGATTGATAGAGCAAGCCGTGAAATTATCGGGTGTCATGTGGGAAACCGTTCTGCTCAATCGGCACAAGCGTTATGGCAGTCTCTACCTCGTCAATACCGTCAGTATGCACGGATTTACACCGACCATTGGGAGGCTTATAGGAGTGTACTGCCCAGTAAACGGCATTTTGCAGTGGATAAAGATTCGGGTTTAACGAGTCATATTGAGCGATTAAATAATACGTTGCGCCAGCGCATCTCCCGGTTAGTGCGACGGAGTTTGTCATTTTCAAAGAAGCTCGAAAATCACATTGGGGCGATTTGGAACTTCATCCATCACTACAACCAAAAGATTCGAGAGAAACTGCAACGAGAGCAAACAACTGATTTTTCCCCATCCTTTACCTAA
- the argG gene encoding argininosuccinate synthase: MKVQDLKGKTVAFAGSGGLDSCTITRWLTNQGVNVVCFTADLGQPDEEDMDAVRQRMLKAGAVDFVLLPVREAIAEDGLKVIQSQACYEGRYWNTTGIARCSLTKAMILEMKQRGLTVFSHGATGRGNDQVRFQLITNMLAPEFEVYAPWRDESFLARFPGRSEMIDFCEENGLPVTATKDKPYSTDANLLGLTHESGMLESLTTPAQFVKPIMGCYPQDAPDSPEAFTVRFEKGRPVSVNGESVNLVDAFLKTNAIAGKHGIGIGTHLVENRFVGIKSRGVYESPGVETLGTCYAYLLQLILDRRAREFYDQLSLLVAKQIYQGYWFDRATQMMLAAIANTAELATGTIGVSLYKGNISFVSADDVPHILYSEENASMEGVGDYNHGDSEGLLRVFGVSARVLATSGQVGL, from the coding sequence ATGAAAGTGCAAGATTTAAAGGGAAAAACCGTCGCGTTTGCCGGGTCGGGCGGGCTAGATAGCTGCACCATTACGCGCTGGCTGACAAATCAGGGTGTGAATGTGGTGTGCTTTACAGCCGATCTGGGGCAGCCGGATGAGGAAGACATGGATGCCGTGCGCCAGCGGATGCTGAAGGCGGGTGCGGTGGATTTTGTGCTGTTGCCCGTGCGAGAGGCGATCGCCGAAGATGGTCTGAAGGTGATCCAGTCGCAGGCCTGCTACGAAGGGCGCTATTGGAACACGACGGGAATTGCGCGGTGTTCCCTGACCAAAGCGATGATCTTGGAAATGAAGCAGCGCGGGCTGACAGTGTTTAGCCACGGCGCGACCGGACGCGGCAACGACCAGGTGCGGTTCCAACTCATCACCAATATGCTGGCTCCAGAGTTTGAAGTCTACGCCCCCTGGCGAGACGAGAGCTTTCTGGCGCGGTTCCCCGGCCGCAGCGAGATGATTGATTTCTGCGAGGAAAACGGGCTGCCCGTCACGGCGACCAAAGACAAGCCCTACTCCACCGATGCCAACCTGCTGGGGCTGACACATGAATCGGGAATGCTGGAGTCGCTGACCACGCCCGCCCAGTTCGTAAAGCCGATTATGGGCTGCTACCCGCAGGATGCGCCCGACTCGCCAGAAGCCTTTACCGTGCGGTTTGAAAAAGGTCGCCCGGTGAGCGTGAATGGAGAATCGGTGAATCTGGTGGATGCGTTTTTGAAGACGAATGCGATCGCCGGAAAGCACGGCATCGGCATCGGCACGCACCTGGTGGAAAACCGCTTTGTGGGCATCAAGTCACGCGGTGTGTACGAAAGCCCCGGCGTAGAAACCCTTGGCACTTGCTACGCTTACCTGCTGCAACTGATTCTGGATCGGCGGGCGCGGGAGTTTTATGACCAGCTTTCGCTCCTGGTGGCCAAGCAAATCTATCAGGGCTACTGGTTTGACCGGGCAACGCAGATGATGCTGGCGGCGATCGCCAACACGGCCGAACTTGCCACCGGAACCATCGGCGTGTCGCTCTACAAGGGCAATATCTCGTTTGTGTCTGCCGACGACGTGCCCCACATCCTCTATTCCGAAGAAAACGCCTCAATGGAGGGCGTGGGCGACTATAACCACGGCGACTCGGAGGGGCTGCTGCGGGTCTTTGGCGTGAGCGCCCGCGTGCTGGCCACCAGCGGCCAGGTCGGTCTTTGA
- a CDS encoding CHRD domain-containing protein, with the protein MIHSKKILFHFMLGVLTCLSLVGLSTPSLAQAVFGWVRPADPALIAEVRQAETVLLAQGMTRRSFQRFAATLSRDAVVGASPSGRATGAAGAVLVGDRLVVRGDFRNLAGPLRDYTVDPTDPPNPNITSAVHIHRGEPTANGPFQYALTVTMRGDRDGRFAGEYTLTPEQRQALESGNLYLDIHTTRNRAGELRGVLRPY; encoded by the coding sequence ATGATTCACTCCAAAAAGATTCTTTTCCATTTCATGCTGGGTGTGCTGACATGCCTGTCTCTGGTGGGTCTGTCTACGCCGTCCCTGGCCCAAGCCGTCTTTGGGTGGGTGCGTCCAGCCGACCCCGCCCTTATTGCAGAAGTGCGTCAGGCAGAAACCGTGCTGCTGGCCCAGGGCATGACCCGTCGCTCTTTCCAGCGCTTTGCGGCAACCTTGAGCCGAGATGCGGTGGTGGGCGCGTCTCCTTCTGGGCGGGCGACGGGCGCGGCCGGAGCCGTACTGGTGGGCGATCGCCTGGTGGTGCGGGGGGACTTTCGCAACCTGGCCGGCCCCCTGCGCGACTACACGGTTGACCCCACCGATCCGCCCAATCCCAACATCACCTCAGCAGTTCACATTCACCGGGGCGAACCCACAGCCAACGGCCCCTTCCAGTACGCGCTGACGGTGACGATGAGGGGCGATCGCGACGGTCGCTTTGCGGGAGAATACACCCTCACGCCAGAACAACGGCAAGCGCTGGAAAGCGGCAATCTCTATCTGGATATTCACACCACGCGCAACCGGGCAGGCGAGCTGCGCGGCGTGCTGCGTCCTTACTAA